The bacterium genome includes a window with the following:
- the fliM gene encoding flagellar motor switch protein FliM, translating into MIEDQFSGKKIKDYDFKHPDKFSKDQLRHIQMIYETFTRSLGAILSTQLRSVVQARVISVDQITYGEFIQKIPNPATLVVIDLEPLKGEGLLVIDQNLSFAIIERLLGGKGGVSNLTRELSDIELTLIEGVIGKILNSLKEAWISVAEMRPKIINIECNPQFVQIIPPGDMIILTIMDVGIKEVEGKLSICMPAVSIESMASKLSSQYRYGMAGEKGTTKESIDKVEKNLKRVKVPLIVELGTVSITLNDIMQLQVGDVVKLQMGVNEDLNLKIKEEVRFKCRPGLIGSKLGAQITKVIDKE; encoded by the coding sequence ATGATTGAAGATCAATTTTCTGGAAAAAAGATTAAGGATTATGATTTTAAACATCCTGATAAATTTTCTAAAGATCAACTTCGTCATATCCAGATGATTTATGAAACTTTTACCCGCTCATTGGGAGCTATTTTATCTACTCAATTAAGATCTGTTGTTCAAGCCAGGGTAATTTCGGTAGATCAAATAACTTATGGAGAGTTTATTCAAAAAATACCTAATCCAGCTACCTTAGTAGTTATAGACCTAGAGCCCTTAAAAGGTGAAGGTTTGTTAGTTATTGACCAAAACTTATCTTTTGCGATAATTGAGCGACTTTTAGGGGGAAAGGGGGGGGTATCTAATCTTACTCGGGAATTATCTGATATCGAGCTTACTCTGATCGAAGGAGTAATTGGCAAGATATTAAATAGTTTAAAAGAGGCGTGGATTTCTGTAGCAGAAATGAGACCCAAAATTATTAATATTGAATGTAATCCTCAATTTGTTCAAATTATTCCTCCTGGAGATATGATTATTTTAACCATAATGGATGTTGGCATTAAAGAGGTAGAGGGAAAACTAAGTATCTGTATGCCAGCAGTCTCTATTGAATCAATGGCTTCTAAACTTAGTTCCCAATATCGATATGGAATGGCCGGAGAAAAAGGAACAACCAAAGAGAGTATAGATAAAGTTGAAAAAAATTTAAAAAGAGTTAAAGTCCCTTTAATTGTGGAATTAGGGACGGTAAGCATAACTTTAAATGATATTATGCAGTTGCAAGTAGGAGATGTCGTGAAGTTGCAAATGGGAGTGAATGAAGATTTAAATTTAAAGATAAAAGAAGAGGTAAGATTTAAATGTCGTCCTGGATTAATAGGAAGTAAATTAGGAGCACAGATTACCAAAGTTATAGATAAAGAATAA
- a CDS encoding flagellar basal body-associated FliL family protein has translation MAEPKKDEEEKKEGEEQPKKSKGLSKMLIFAAIGIVVVIVVVIVATLVSKSVKHPKIEFGVEKVEERVKPPEPLEIGNIGEEDIVSRLSDEEESHIVKVSEIYLAFEKKQPELAMELNNPGRKFQIRDVFNTVLMTKKSTDLSTEEGRNELKRELVKKINAVLAKGQIKDIYMQMIVQ, from the coding sequence ATGGCTGAACCTAAAAAAGACGAAGAGGAAAAAAAGGAAGGAGAAGAACAACCGAAAAAATCTAAAGGACTTTCAAAGATGCTTATCTTTGCCGCCATAGGGATTGTGGTAGTCATCGTCGTGGTGATCGTGGCTACTTTAGTCTCAAAAAGCGTTAAGCATCCTAAAATTGAATTTGGGGTGGAAAAAGTAGAGGAGAGAGTAAAGCCGCCTGAGCCTTTAGAGATTGGCAATATTGGCGAAGAAGACATTGTCTCTCGCTTATCCGATGAAGAAGAGTCGCACATTGTCAAAGTAAGTGAAATATACTTAGCTTTTGAGAAAAAACAACCAGAATTAGCTATGGAATTAAATAATCCGGGTCGTAAATTTCAGATTAGAGATGTCTTTAACACTGTCTTAATGACTAAAAAATCAACTGATTTAAGTACGGAAGAAGGTCGAAATGAACTCAAGAGAGAGCTAGTAAAGAAGATTAATGCTGTTTTGGCTAAGGGGCAGATTAAAGATATTTATATGCAGATGATAGTTCAATAG
- a CDS encoding flagellar motor protein MotB — protein MARKRKKGESAGIGYMLTYGDMITLILCFFIAILALTNMERPATSLILSSLRGSLGTLGGGSSVTEPDMLNMGVQVSSLPKGIPGFATGREEKEGRRRVPVRAKIQQMFGKILKRGGVNIRSEERGIIVQIADSTLFDPSSTELKPQSQEVLIKIGELLALIPNEIKIEGHTDDIMVDTGKYASNWELSTMRALSVLRFIESKFKGVSDKLSATGYGMYRPLVPNTSPENRVINRRVDIVIVQEPVDINDQEIKNLD, from the coding sequence GTGGCTAGAAAGAGAAAAAAAGGAGAATCAGCTGGCATAGGATATATGCTGACTTATGGTGATATGATTACCTTGATTCTTTGTTTCTTTATCGCCATCTTAGCTTTGACTAATATGGAACGTCCAGCAACTAGTTTAATTTTAAGTTCCTTGAGGGGCTCATTAGGAACTTTAGGGGGAGGCTCTTCTGTCACGGAACCAGATATGTTAAATATGGGCGTTCAAGTTAGTAGCTTACCTAAGGGAATTCCAGGATTTGCCACGGGTAGGGAAGAAAAAGAAGGAAGGCGAAGGGTTCCTGTCAGGGCTAAGATTCAGCAGATGTTTGGAAAGATTCTCAAGAGAGGAGGAGTTAATATTCGAAGTGAAGAGCGGGGAATAATAGTTCAAATTGCTGATAGTACTTTATTTGATCCAAGTAGCACTGAATTAAAACCTCAATCTCAAGAAGTTTTAATTAAGATTGGCGAATTGTTAGCTTTAATTCCAAATGAGATTAAGATTGAAGGACATACCGATGATATAATGGTTGATACTGGAAAGTATGCTTCTAATTGGGAACTTTCTACGATGAGAGCCCTTAGTGTCTTAAGATTTATTGAAAGTAAATTTAAAGGAGTATCAGATAAACTTTCTGCTACCGGCTATGGTATGTACAGACCATTAGTTCCTAATACTTCTCCAGAAAATAGAGTTATCAATCGACGAGTAGACATTGTCATTGTTCAAGAACCGGTAGACATAAATGATCAGGAAATTAAAAATTTAGATTAA
- a CDS encoding motility protein A: MDLGSVIGLAGTFFLLFVSISLSGSILQFIDIPSIMIVVGCSFATFLVSNPKSRCLATIKYLMIACRSYKVNLLEFISIFVSFAEKARRDGLLALESDIDELKDNFLRRGLQMVVDGTDPNLIKSILEIDLAAMEDRHAAAAQVFINIATLAPAFGMLGTLIGLIQMLASLDDPSAIGPAMAVALITTFYGSIIANCFCNPIAFKLRAYSAEEVALKELTIEGMLAIQSGDNPRIVEERLKAFLPPKEREVKKKREGE; this comes from the coding sequence GTGGATTTAGGATCAGTTATAGGTTTAGCGGGAACCTTTTTCTTGCTATTTGTCAGTATTTCCTTATCAGGAAGTATTCTTCAGTTTATAGACATTCCTTCCATAATGATTGTTGTAGGATGTTCTTTTGCTACTTTTTTAGTCAGCAATCCTAAAAGCAGATGTCTGGCAACTATTAAGTACCTAATGATTGCTTGTCGGTCATATAAAGTTAATTTATTAGAATTTATTTCTATCTTTGTAAGTTTTGCCGAAAAGGCTCGACGGGATGGACTCTTAGCCTTAGAAAGTGATATTGATGAATTAAAAGATAATTTTTTAAGAAGAGGATTGCAGATGGTGGTAGATGGAACTGATCCTAATCTTATTAAGAGCATCTTAGAGATAGATTTAGCAGCGATGGAAGATCGCCATGCGGCTGCTGCTCAGGTATTTATTAATATAGCTACTTTAGCTCCTGCTTTTGGGATGTTAGGTACTTTAATTGGATTAATTCAAATGTTAGCTTCCTTAGATGATCCTTCAGCTATTGGACCAGCTATGGCCGTAGCCTTAATTACCACTTTTTATGGTTCTATTATCGCTAATTGCTTCTGTAATCCTATTGCTTTTAAGTTAAGAGCTTATAGCGCTGAAGAAGTAGCTTTAAAAGAGTTGACGATAGAAGGAATGTTAGCTATCCAGTCAGGAGATAACCCCAGGATCGTAGAGGAGCGCTTAAAAGCCTTCTTGCCTCCTAAAGAGAGAGAAGTTAAGAAAAAGAGAGAAGGAGAATAG
- a CDS encoding flagellar hook protein FlgE, whose translation MLKSMFSGVAGMNNNQVWIDAIGNNIANVNTVGYKTARVTFEDILSQTIEGVSAPTSERGGVNAKQIGLGSTVATMQTVHTQGSMQATGKNTDLAIQGDGLFILKEGGKDVDFYTRNGSFGFDSQGNLISLSNGLFVQGWEGTKDPATGKMAIDYTKPIEQIKIEQGGVMAATATKELILEGNLSAQAKLAIDQVAATITSGTASQGIVYRFKHLFDPNNPTNNYYKWEALDPATYEPLTVTAGAAEGILALNDSGQVINSFATTEWDDGGETAVANDGILETGEIPVGVLHTGSFTTTVGTGSVVVTVPTGTTASPGAISFTPTAGNGEAVVAKLNKSFEYQHKSSEGVYDSLGKAHTVPMVFERVKTNTWVWHATNPIENKIAGYGLLEFDANGSISVSTSKIFPSPSDPAATGKYQEGIYFDPPEDPTPPESGGAPPASNGASPLKITTNFSKLVQFATQSSTADITSQDGFPMGLLDSLKINSMGVIIGEYSNGRNEELGQLATANFSNPSGLLKVEGTMFRESANSGEAVKAAPGKGGRSKFLAGTLEMSNVDLTAEFINMIIAQRAFSANSRTITTSDDMLREVIALKR comes from the coding sequence ATGTTAAAATCTATGTTTTCTGGTGTAGCCGGGATGAACAATAACCAGGTCTGGATAGATGCGATTGGCAATAACATTGCTAATGTTAATACAGTTGGCTATAAAACAGCTCGCGTAACCTTTGAAGATATTTTAAGCCAAACGATAGAAGGTGTTAGTGCTCCTACTTCAGAGCGAGGAGGAGTTAACGCTAAGCAGATTGGATTAGGGTCTACTGTAGCTACTATGCAGACAGTTCATACTCAAGGCAGCATGCAAGCTACAGGAAAGAATACAGATTTAGCTATCCAGGGGGATGGGCTCTTTATCCTTAAAGAAGGAGGAAAAGATGTGGATTTCTATACTCGAAATGGTTCTTTTGGCTTTGATAGCCAGGGGAATTTAATTAGTTTGTCTAATGGTCTTTTTGTTCAAGGTTGGGAAGGGACTAAAGATCCGGCGACGGGGAAGATGGCCATTGATTATACTAAGCCGATTGAGCAAATAAAGATAGAGCAGGGAGGTGTTATGGCGGCTACGGCGACTAAAGAATTAATCTTAGAAGGTAACTTAAGCGCCCAAGCTAAATTAGCCATAGACCAAGTAGCTGCTACGATAACAAGCGGTACGGCTTCACAGGGGATAGTTTATCGATTTAAACATTTATTTGACCCCAATAACCCTACTAATAATTATTATAAATGGGAAGCGTTAGACCCAGCTACTTATGAGCCTCTTACCGTTACTGCCGGGGCGGCAGAAGGAATATTAGCCTTAAATGATAGTGGTCAAGTGATAAATAGCTTTGCCACGACTGAGTGGGATGATGGTGGTGAAACGGCAGTAGCTAATGATGGTATTCTTGAAACTGGAGAAATACCTGTAGGAGTTTTACATACAGGAAGTTTTACTACTACTGTGGGCACAGGTTCAGTGGTGGTAACTGTCCCTACGGGAACTACTGCTTCGCCAGGAGCAATTAGTTTTACTCCTACGGCTGGAAACGGAGAAGCTGTGGTAGCTAAATTAAATAAGAGTTTTGAGTATCAACACAAATCTTCAGAAGGAGTTTATGATTCTTTAGGCAAGGCTCATACTGTGCCGATGGTCTTTGAAAGAGTAAAAACTAATACCTGGGTCTGGCATGCGACTAATCCGATAGAAAATAAGATAGCTGGGTATGGCCTTTTAGAGTTTGATGCCAATGGAAGTATCAGTGTTTCTACTTCTAAGATATTTCCTTCTCCATCTGATCCTGCTGCTACAGGAAAGTATCAAGAAGGAATATATTTTGATCCTCCAGAGGATCCAACTCCTCCTGAAAGTGGTGGTGCTCCTCCCGCTTCTAATGGAGCTTCGCCTCTTAAAATTACAACTAATTTTTCTAAATTAGTTCAATTTGCTACTCAAAGCTCTACGGCTGATATTACCAGTCAAGATGGTTTTCCAATGGGTCTCTTAGATAGCCTTAAGATTAATAGCATGGGTGTAATTATTGGAGAGTATAGTAATGGAAGAAATGAAGAATTAGGACAATTAGCTACGGCTAACTTTTCTAATCCCAGTGGTTTGTTAAAAGTAGAAGGAACGATGTTTAGAGAAAGCGCTAATTCAGGAGAGGCAGTGAAAGCTGCTCCTGGCAAAGGTGGAAGATCTAAGTTTTTAGCAGGGACCTTAGAGATGTCTAATGTAGATTTAACCGCAGAATTTATTAATATGATTATCGCTCAAAGAGCCTTTAGCGCTAATAGCCGGACGATAACGACCAGTGATGATATGCTTCGAGAAGTAATAGCTCTGAAGAGATAA
- a CDS encoding flagellar hook assembly protein FlgD produces the protein MAVEGLSSIFKEDLKSESQEETKKNINKELGKDDFLKLLVTQLKYQNPLEPVKDQEFIAQMANFSSLEQMQNLNNSFLDFAGKQANLDGAISKLNNNLERLQILPLLGKSVVATSNQEEISGKVERISFKGEIPEVYVLGKKVLLDSIVEVMA, from the coding sequence ATGGCAGTGGAAGGATTATCGTCAATATTCAAAGAAGATCTTAAGAGCGAAAGCCAAGAAGAGACAAAGAAGAATATCAATAAAGAATTAGGAAAAGATGATTTCTTAAAACTTTTAGTTACTCAATTAAAATACCAAAATCCCTTAGAACCGGTGAAAGATCAAGAATTTATAGCTCAAATGGCTAACTTTTCTTCCTTGGAGCAAATGCAGAATTTAAACAATTCATTTTTAGATTTTGCTGGAAAACAAGCTAATTTAGATGGGGCTATCTCTAAGCTTAATAATAATTTAGAAAGACTACAAATATTGCCTTTATTAGGAAAGAGTGTTGTGGCGACCAGCAACCAAGAAGAAATTTCTGGCAAAGTAGAAAGAATTAGTTTTAAAGGTGAGATACCTGAAGTCTATGTTTTAGGAAAAAAAGTGTTGTTAGATTCTATTGTAGAAGTAATGGCTTAA